One genomic window of Geodermatophilus sp. DSM 44513 includes the following:
- a CDS encoding ABC transporter permease → MWDYVLERRELIAFQAFQHVSLVVQCVLLGTALALALAVLVYRSPAATALANGVSAVGLTIPAFALLGILLAPFGFGITPAVIAVTFYAALPVLRNAVVGLAGVDRSLVESARGIGMSRAAVLFRVELPLAWPVVLAGIRISTQMVMGIAAIAAYVLGPGLGGLIFSGLSRLGGANALNSALVGTIAIVLLALVLDLLLVLAGRLTTPRGIRV, encoded by the coding sequence GTGTGGGACTACGTGCTCGAGCGGCGTGAGCTGATCGCCTTCCAGGCGTTCCAGCACGTGAGCCTCGTGGTGCAGTGCGTGCTGCTCGGGACGGCGCTCGCGCTCGCGCTGGCGGTGCTGGTCTACCGCAGCCCGGCCGCCACGGCGCTGGCCAACGGCGTGTCGGCGGTGGGTCTCACCATCCCGGCGTTCGCGCTGCTGGGCATCCTGCTGGCCCCCTTCGGGTTCGGCATCACCCCGGCGGTCATCGCCGTCACCTTCTACGCTGCCCTGCCCGTGCTGCGCAACGCCGTCGTCGGCCTGGCCGGGGTGGACCGCTCGCTGGTCGAGTCCGCCCGTGGCATCGGCATGAGCCGGGCGGCGGTGCTGTTCCGCGTGGAGCTGCCGCTGGCCTGGCCGGTCGTCCTCGCCGGCATCCGCATCTCCACCCAGATGGTCATGGGCATCGCGGCCATCGCCGCGTACGTGCTCGGGCCGGGGCTGGGCGGCCTGATCTTCTCCGGCCTGTCCCGCCTGGGCGGCGCCAACGCCCTCAACTCCGCGCTGGTCGGGACGATCGCGATCGTCCTGCTGGCCCTCGTCCTCGACCTGCTGCTCGTGCTGGCCGGTCGCCTCACCACCCCCAGGGGGATCCGTGTCTGA
- a CDS encoding ABC transporter ATP-binding protein gives MVIPAGETVMFVGPSGCGKTTLLKMLNRLIEPSGGRIHLDGEDVTDQDADQLRRRIGYVIQAGGLFPHMTVATNIGLVPRMLGWDKPRTAARVEELLDLVGLDPAVYRDRYPRELSGGQQQRVGVARALAADPPVLLMDEPFGAVDPVTRLRLQDELLRIQEELGKTIVFVTHDFDEAVKLGDRIVVFDVGARVVQYDTPDAILASPAEEYVADFVGAGATLKQLTLTRVGDVELEQVTTAAVGTDAGAAVAAARAAGQDFVVVLDERGRPISWPTLAELSRATTVPATVDPRLPVVGVRSTLNDALDTMLAASQGGVVVTGRREALAGVLKVEAVMAAIRRSRAEVAG, from the coding sequence ATGGTGATCCCGGCGGGGGAGACGGTCATGTTCGTCGGCCCCTCCGGCTGCGGGAAGACCACCCTGCTCAAGATGCTCAACCGGCTGATCGAGCCCAGCGGCGGGCGCATCCACCTGGACGGCGAGGACGTCACCGACCAGGACGCCGACCAGCTGCGCCGCCGGATCGGCTACGTCATCCAGGCCGGCGGGCTGTTCCCGCACATGACCGTGGCCACCAACATCGGCCTGGTCCCGCGGATGCTCGGCTGGGACAAGCCGCGCACCGCCGCGCGGGTGGAGGAGCTGCTGGACCTGGTCGGCCTGGACCCGGCCGTCTACCGCGACCGCTACCCCCGCGAGCTGTCCGGCGGGCAGCAGCAGCGGGTGGGCGTGGCCCGGGCGCTGGCCGCCGACCCCCCGGTGCTGCTGATGGACGAGCCGTTCGGCGCCGTCGACCCGGTCACCCGGCTGCGGCTGCAGGACGAGCTGCTGCGCATCCAGGAGGAGCTGGGCAAGACGATCGTGTTCGTCACCCACGACTTCGACGAGGCGGTGAAGCTCGGCGACCGGATCGTCGTGTTCGACGTCGGCGCCCGGGTGGTGCAGTACGACACCCCCGACGCGATCCTGGCCAGCCCCGCCGAGGAGTACGTGGCCGACTTCGTCGGCGCCGGCGCCACGCTCAAGCAGCTCACGCTGACCCGGGTGGGCGACGTCGAGCTGGAGCAGGTCACCACGGCGGCCGTCGGCACCGACGCGGGCGCGGCCGTGGCGGCGGCACGCGCGGCGGGGCAGGACTTCGTCGTCGTCCTGGACGAGCGGGGGCGGCCGATCAGCTGGCCCACGCTGGCCGAGCTGAGCCGGGCGACGACCGTGCCGGCCACCGTGGACCCGCGGCTGCCCGTCGTGGGGGTGCGCTCCACGCTCAACGACGCGCTGGACACCATGCTGGCCGCCAGCCAGGGCGGGGTGGTCGTCACCGGCCGCCGGGAGGCGCTGGCCGGCGTGCTCAAGGTGGAGGCCGTGATGGCCGCGATCCGCCGTTCCCGGGCGGAGGTGGCCGGGTGA